In Mytilus trossulus isolate FHL-02 chromosome 14, PNRI_Mtr1.1.1.hap1, whole genome shotgun sequence, a genomic segment contains:
- the LOC134696037 gene encoding heat shock 70 kDa protein 12A-like: MWAHNSGLSTKAPSAVLIGPDRKVKAFGYEAHRKYNELIEREEGMDHLFFEKFKMMLFTTKNLNNTTLIRDISGKEMLAIEMFALVLGYLRNHLMQRLQNRDTDAILEENMIQWVLTVPAIWSEKAKQFMRYAADKGGIPSKHLILALEPESASLYCKYLPQCITMQGKRMTENTLENGTKYIVLDIGGGTVDVTAHEIQRDGTLQELYQATGGCWGGTTIDLEFQSLLSTIFGSDVISKINDEHPNEMIDVLLDFEMIKRSYEPGVTSHISIKCPSYFFEVYEKKHGVSIREDVKNTCTGEQVKFVRDKLLIYADTYEGFYTKTLDKLVNHLRQLLHLDTLSDITTLLLVGGFAESKVIKNSIITNFPLLRVINPDDCSMAVLKGAVLYGHDQKAISSRISKCSYGIGTHVNFHEGIHPETKKRIVNGIEICDDIFDMHMRLGERVEISQPRLEKIYHRRVRPDFSTTASLYVYASTSNSPMFVTDDSCNVLGCLSIALSGDRDGKVQKALPVDTDKTVQSALSKDTNNTVQSALSGNTNTTLQSVLVSFHYVGTELGVLVRVAKTGKVLGAKFDFLC; this comes from the exons ATGTGGGCACATAACAGCGGGCTATCGACAAAGGCTCCATCAGCAGTTTTGATTGGTCCAGATCGTAAAGTGAAGGCTTTTGGATATGAAGCACACAGGAAATACAACGAATTAATAGAACGTGAAGAGGGCATGGATCATCTATTCTTCGAAAAGTTTAAAATGATGTTGTTTACCACGAag AATCTAAACAACACAACTTTGATACGTGATATTTCTGGAAAGGAGATGCTTGCTATAGAGATGTTTGCTTTGGTACTTGGATATCTACGGAACCATTTAATGCAAAGACTTCAGAACCGTGATACCGATGCCATACTGGAAGAAAACATGATACAATGGGTTCTAACTGTTCCGGCAATATGGAGTGAAAAGGCAAAACAGTTTATGCGATATGCAGCGGATAAA GGTGGTATTCCGAGTAAACACCTTATTCTCGCTTTGGAACCAGAAAGTGCATCGTTATACTGTAAATACCTACCACAATGCATCACCATGCAAGGCAAACGAATGACTGAAAACACATTAGAAAATGGAACAAAGTACATAGTGTTGGACATTGGAG GCGGGACTGTTGATGTAACAGCTCATGAAATACAAAGAGACGGAACTCTCCAAGAACTATATCAAGCAACAGGTGGTTGCTGGGGTGGAACAACCATAGATCTGGAATTTCAGAGTTTGTTAAGCACGATATTTGGATCCGATgtcatttctaaaataaatgatGAACATCCAAATGAAATGATAGATGTACTACTCGATTTTGAAATGATAAAGAGAAGCTACGAACCAGGTGTAACCTCTCACATCAGTATCAAATGCCCTTCGTACTTTTTCGAGGTTTATGAAAAGAAACATGGTGTCAGCATCAGGGAAGATGTTAAAAATACCTGTACAGGTGAACAGGTGAAATTTGTCAGAGATAAGCTACTCATATACGCAGATACGTATGAAGGTTTCTATACTAAAACTTTGGATAAACTTGTCAATCATCTCAGACAACTTTTACATTTAGACACATTGTCAGACATTACAACATTACTTCTTGTAGGAGGTTTTGCTGAATCAAAAGTGATTAAAAACAGCATCATTACAAACTTCCCCCTACTTCGTGTTATAAACCCAGACGATTGTTCCATGGCAGTGTTAAAAGGTGCCGTGTTGTATGGTCATGACCAAAAAGCGATTAGTTCCAGAATTTCCAAGTGTTCCTATGGAATTGGAACTCACGTTAACTTTCATGAAGGAATCCATCCGGAAACAAAGAAGCGTATTGTTAATGGTATAGAGATATGTGATGATATTTTTGATATGCACATGAGGTTGGGAGAAAGAGTTGAAATAAGTCAACCCAGGTTAGAAAAAATCTACCATCGGCGCGTTCGTCCTGATTTTTCAACTACTGCCTCTCTGTATGTCTATGCATCCACTTCTAACTCTCCCATGTTTGTTACCGATGACTCTTGTAATGTGTTAGGATGTTTGTCTATTGCGCTTTCTGGTGATAGAGATGGAAAGGTACAAAAGGCGCTTCCTGTCGATACTGACAAAACAGTACAAAGTGCGCTTTCTAAGGATACAAATAACACAGTACAAAGTGCGTTATCTGGGAATACAAATACAACATTACAAAGTGTACTCGTCAGTTTCCATTACGTTGGTACAGAACTAGGGGTGCTTGTTCGAGTGGCAAAGACCGGGAAAGTATTAGGAGCAAAGTTCGACTTTCTTTGTTAA
- the LOC134697274 gene encoding uncharacterized protein LOC134697274, whose protein sequence is MDAGTENVIIERIQIALRSFHADSMAGHRSVSIGRSTANQKIEMLWSFLMRNFTTFWRNLFKDMVDEGILNNADPVHLECIRFCFLPLIQRHLDMFLQSWNSHRIRSQRNVECPHGIPDVMYYQPFIYDKYDCSYELPCDIVVLDYLTDIYADAVLPRGTKEEFRQLINTLTFLDIEEFDVIETPTQAKELFNLLSGVISQHLLNR, encoded by the coding sequence ATGGATGCAGGAACTGAAAATGTTATAATTGAACGTATTCAAATAGCTTTGAGATCATTTCATGCTGATAGCATGGCAGGACATAGAAGTGTTTCAATAGGAAGATCAACTGCCAACCAAAAGATCGAAATGCTATGGAGTTTTCTGATGCGAAATTTCACAACATTTTGGAGGAATTTGTTTAAAGATATGGTAGATGAAGGTATACTAAACAATGCCGACCCTGTGCATCTTGAATGCATACGGTTTTGTTTCCTACCACTTATTCAGAGACATTTAGACATGTTTCTACAATCATGGAACTCGCACAGAATAAGATCTCAAAGAAATGTTGAATGTCCACATGGTATACCTGACGTTATGTACTACCAACCTTTTATTTACGATAAATATGACTGCTCTTATGAATTGCCGTGTGACATAGTTGTATTGGATTACTTAACTGATATATACGCGGATGCTGTTCTACCTAGAGGCACTAAAGAAGAATTTAGACAATTAATAAATACTCTCACGTTTTTAGATATCGAAGAATTCGATGTCATTGAAACTCCAACACAGGCCAAAGAATTGTTCAACTTATTATCAGGCGTAATATCACAACATTTGttaaatcgataa